The following are encoded in a window of Bacillus sp. SORGH_AS_0510 genomic DNA:
- the fni gene encoding type 2 isopentenyl-diphosphate Delta-isomerase codes for MGTNTDINQRKDDHIHLCLHEEVTGRGISTGFEQFRFIHQALPEINFSDINTESFFLGKRIKMPYLISSMTGGTEMAYSINKNLAQAAQEKGWALGLGSARAAVESPAQVYTFQVRKYAPDIPIIANIGAVQLNNGFGIDECKRVVDMSEADALVLHLNSLQELIQPEGNTNFKGLFKKIEVLCQEFPLPIGIKEVGWGINGVLAKRFFEAGVSFIDLAGAGGTSWSQVEKLRSSDSLKIAVAEALKDWGLSTTDCLIDVKSQSAMGTTIASGGLKNGVEAAKAIALGADLVGFGRSILLESVDSLIQRFTQLEWELKAAMFGIGTDSIDSLKNTKWIKRL; via the coding sequence TTGGGTACAAATACAGATATCAATCAAAGAAAGGACGATCATATTCACCTTTGTTTACATGAGGAGGTAACTGGCAGGGGAATCAGTACTGGGTTTGAGCAATTCAGATTTATTCATCAAGCCTTGCCAGAAATAAATTTCTCAGACATTAACACAGAATCCTTTTTCTTAGGAAAAAGAATAAAGATGCCGTACTTAATTAGCTCCATGACTGGAGGAACAGAGATGGCATATTCAATTAATAAAAACTTGGCTCAGGCTGCACAAGAGAAGGGATGGGCTTTAGGGTTAGGTTCCGCTAGAGCAGCTGTAGAAAGCCCTGCCCAAGTGTACACCTTTCAAGTCAGAAAATATGCCCCGGACATTCCTATTATCGCAAATATAGGTGCGGTTCAGCTTAACAATGGATTTGGTATTGACGAATGTAAGCGAGTAGTGGATATGTCTGAAGCGGATGCACTTGTTCTTCATCTCAATAGTCTCCAGGAACTAATACAGCCTGAAGGGAATACAAACTTTAAAGGTCTTTTTAAGAAAATAGAGGTACTTTGTCAAGAATTCCCTCTTCCCATTGGCATTAAGGAAGTAGGCTGGGGGATTAATGGTGTGTTGGCAAAACGTTTTTTTGAAGCAGGGGTATCTTTTATCGATTTGGCTGGAGCAGGAGGAACAAGTTGGAGTCAAGTGGAGAAACTACGATCGAGTGATTCTCTGAAAATAGCTGTTGCAGAGGCCTTGAAAGATTGGGGGCTTTCTACTACTGATTGTCTTATAGATGTGAAAAGCCAATCAGCAATGGGGACGACCATTGCAAGCGGTGGCTTAAAAAATGGAGTGGAGGCTGCCAAGGCCATTGCCCTTGGTGCAGACTTAGTTGGATTTGGAAGGTCCATCCTTCTAGAGTCTGTTGATTCATTGATTCAGAGATTTACGCAATTAGAATGGGAATTAAAGGCTGCCATGTTTGGTATTGGAACGGATTCAATTGACAGCCTAAAAAATACAAAGTGGATTAAAAGACTATAA
- a CDS encoding MerR family transcriptional regulator: MNIENATYSIQQVSEITGLSKQVIRKWEERYQIVTPERLENGYRIYSDVDINTIMKVKGLVDQGHTVKQAAYLVEKGGSPADHSLLDAGWKKKNQYEELNEFVLDLLKEGTHCNESAMNLILQQAYHQKGLEFFIQSVVIPFLHEVGNRWEKGQWGEYQESLASLTVRDFLVQLRRNFKYRENAPTLLGACLPYEQHEVPVLILLIQAMLKGWKTILIGASPAEGSIEKTVQKLEPDKVILSATTTFPFEQDPSIITKLDRFASDCKKTQFYIGGPGAVTYLANRSQLQYIHLTHTLDEVFV, translated from the coding sequence ATGAATATCGAAAATGCAACCTATTCGATCCAACAAGTATCTGAAATTACAGGATTGTCAAAACAGGTCATTCGTAAATGGGAAGAAAGATATCAAATTGTTACGCCTGAAAGATTAGAAAATGGATATCGGATATATAGTGATGTAGATATTAATACCATAATGAAAGTAAAAGGATTGGTTGACCAGGGACATACCGTCAAACAAGCTGCATATCTTGTAGAGAAGGGCGGTTCTCCAGCCGATCATAGTCTATTGGATGCTGGCTGGAAAAAGAAAAATCAATATGAAGAGTTAAATGAATTTGTGCTTGATTTACTTAAGGAAGGTACCCACTGTAATGAATCCGCAATGAATCTCATTCTCCAACAAGCCTATCATCAAAAAGGGTTGGAATTTTTCATTCAATCTGTAGTGATTCCGTTTTTACACGAGGTAGGAAATCGATGGGAAAAGGGACAATGGGGGGAATATCAAGAATCGCTTGCAAGCCTAACAGTCCGAGATTTTCTTGTGCAATTGAGGAGAAATTTTAAGTACAGGGAAAATGCCCCCACCCTTTTAGGTGCCTGTTTGCCGTACGAACAACACGAAGTTCCAGTTCTTATCCTCCTTATTCAAGCTATGTTAAAGGGATGGAAAACGATTTTAATAGGTGCTTCCCCAGCAGAAGGGTCCATTGAAAAGACGGTTCAAAAATTGGAGCCAGATAAAGTGATCTTGTCAGCTACCACGACTTTTCCTTTTGAACAGGACCCATCGATAATAACTAAGCTTGACAGGTTTGCCTCTGATTGTAAGAAGACTCAGTTTTACATAGGGGGACCTGGGGCCGTAACATATCTGGCAAACAGAAGCCAGCTACAGTATATTCACTTAACTCACACATTAGATGAGGTATTCGTATAA